From Domibacillus sp. DTU_2020_1001157_1_SI_ALB_TIR_016, a single genomic window includes:
- the efeO gene encoding iron uptake system protein EfeO, protein MKKWIKTTTILAAAASLAACSQEKAAEPAETEKTPDLSNVTEEYRAYAISEIDAFVTETEGFAEAVKSGDIEEAKAAYAPARMHYERAEPIAEVFGDLDPKIDAREGDVPEAEWTGYHRIEKGLWVDGTTEGYEQYAQQLIDDTKLLRAKVETVEVTPDLLITGAVDLLNEVSTSKVTGEEDRYSHTDLYDFAANVEGAEKIFTLLQPELKKKDEALSTEIESKFDDVYTLLNNQKKGDAYTLYTDLSESEIKELSQAIDALAEPLSQLGIVTEAS, encoded by the coding sequence ATGAAAAAATGGATCAAAACAACGACGATTTTGGCAGCGGCGGCTTCACTTGCTGCGTGCAGCCAGGAAAAAGCGGCTGAACCTGCTGAGACGGAAAAAACACCAGATTTATCCAATGTGACAGAAGAGTACCGAGCGTATGCCATTAGTGAAATAGATGCATTTGTAACCGAGACTGAAGGTTTTGCTGAGGCAGTCAAGTCAGGCGATATCGAAGAAGCAAAAGCCGCGTATGCGCCGGCTCGTATGCATTATGAGCGTGCGGAGCCAATTGCCGAAGTATTTGGCGATTTAGATCCGAAAATCGATGCGCGTGAAGGTGATGTTCCCGAAGCGGAGTGGACAGGCTATCACCGGATTGAAAAAGGACTTTGGGTTGACGGCACAACAGAAGGCTACGAACAATATGCGCAGCAGCTCATCGATGACACAAAGCTGCTTCGTGCAAAAGTAGAAACAGTTGAAGTAACACCGGATCTTTTAATTACAGGAGCCGTCGATTTATTGAATGAAGTGTCGACATCGAAAGTAACAGGTGAAGAAGACAGGTATTCACATACGGACTTGTATGATTTTGCAGCAAATGTAGAGGGAGCGGAAAAAATCTTTACCCTGCTGCAGCCGGAACTGAAGAAAAAGGATGAAGCGCTGTCGACTGAAATCGAATCGAAATTCGATGACGTATACACCCTGCTCAACAATCAGAAAAAAGGCGATGCTTATACGCTGTATACAGATTTATCCGAGTCAGAAATTAAAGAACTCAGTCAAGCGATCGATGCGCTTGCAGAACCACTTTCACAGCTGGGCATTGTAACGGAGGCGTCCTAA